In a genomic window of Pelecanus crispus isolate bPelCri1 chromosome 1, bPelCri1.pri, whole genome shotgun sequence:
- the SPX gene encoding spexin — protein sequence MKGLRKMTASAMALFLAASFISFSCSAPQYHFQRRNWTPQAMLYLKGAQGRRFISDESQQKDLYDRMQLETRSQNTNPLSLSEAAALFLSSLRKAQEEVEEENSDHPGYLRDNLSNW from the exons ATGAAG GGACTGCGTAAAATGACAGCATCTGCAATGGCACTGTTCCTGGCAGCGTCCTTCATATCTTTCTCCTGCAGTGCACCTCAG TATCATTTCCAAAGGAGAAACTGGACTCCTCAGGCTATGCTCTATTTGAAGGGTGCAC AGGGACGTCGATTCATCTCAGATGAGAGCCAGCAAAAGGATCTGTATGACAGAATGCAGCTGG AAACACGCAGCCAAAACACAAATCCTTTATCTCTTTCTGAAGCTGCAGCACTCTTCCTTAGTTCCTTACGGAAAGCACAAGAAGAAG ttgaagaagaaaacagtgatcACCCTGGCTACTTGAGAGATAATTTATCAAATTGgtga